The following are from one region of the Haemophilus parainfluenzae genome:
- a CDS encoding ABC transporter permease produces MENVTLKKMINAYGMVLILILLFLALSVSIDGFFSARTVWSIIEQVSMFGIIAIGVTFIIITTGIDLSSGSVVALTAVVSASIVTGNDSVSSALLAFAASILIGALLGLFNGGLTALGGIPPFISTLGMMIIARGAAQLYSDGRPIDASSEAFTWIADVNIFGLPGLVLLYILIVIASHILLSRSTFGRHVYAVGGNLNAAKICGINTNRTLIWVYVLGGALSGLAGALLASRTYAGNPSYGLAWELDAIAAAVIGGVSLSGGFGTIPMCVIGALIIGTTNKGLNMLGVDPYWQQIVKGAIIVIAVLLDTLKRRKKG; encoded by the coding sequence ATGGAAAACGTGACACTGAAGAAAATGATTAATGCGTATGGAATGGTCTTAATTTTAATTCTTCTCTTTTTGGCATTATCTGTTTCAATAGACGGATTTTTTTCAGCTAGAACAGTATGGAGTATTATCGAACAGGTATCCATGTTTGGTATTATTGCAATTGGCGTAACCTTCATCATCATTACCACAGGTATTGATCTATCATCAGGCTCTGTGGTGGCGCTTACAGCGGTCGTTTCTGCTTCAATTGTGACTGGTAACGATAGTGTATCATCTGCGCTACTGGCTTTTGCCGCATCAATTTTAATTGGTGCTTTATTGGGATTATTTAATGGTGGATTGACAGCGCTTGGAGGCATTCCGCCGTTTATCTCAACTTTAGGTATGATGATTATTGCACGTGGTGCTGCACAGCTTTATTCTGATGGTCGTCCAATTGATGCATCTTCAGAAGCATTTACCTGGATTGCTGATGTGAATATTTTTGGACTTCCAGGGCTGGTTTTGTTGTATATTTTAATTGTGATTGCTTCTCATATTTTACTTAGCCGTTCAACTTTTGGTCGTCATGTTTATGCAGTAGGTGGAAATCTGAATGCAGCTAAAATTTGTGGTATTAACACAAATAGAACATTAATTTGGGTTTATGTTCTAGGTGGAGCATTATCTGGATTAGCAGGCGCTTTACTCGCATCACGAACCTATGCGGGTAACCCATCTTACGGTTTAGCTTGGGAGCTTGATGCTATCGCGGCAGCCGTTATTGGTGGGGTTTCTTTAAGTGGTGGCTTCGGTACTATTCCAATGTGTGTGATTGGAGCTTTAATTATCGGTACCACCAATAAAGGCTTAAATATGTTAGGTGTGGACCCATACTGGCAGCAAATTGTTAAAGGGGCGATTATTGTAATCGCAGTATTACTTGATACTTTAAAACGTCGTAAAAAAGGGTAA